A genome region from Cucurbita pepo subsp. pepo cultivar mu-cu-16 chromosome LG02, ASM280686v2, whole genome shotgun sequence includes the following:
- the LOC111787932 gene encoding uncharacterized protein LOC111787932 isoform X3 has product MKGHSNRLQNMDPPDDWVNGSWTVDCICGVNFDDGEEMVNCDECGVWVHTRCSRYVKGDDIFVCDKCKRKNERNDCEETEVAQLLVELPTKTMSMESTYVCNGPSQRPFRLWTDIPIEERVHVHGVPGGDPALFSGLSSLFTPQLWNCTGYVPKKFNFQYREFPCWDEDQSDNTDNGKNENPADKGAGVLFSLSKDNVLATPVAALIGVRSKSGDVLCDRNGLLSGKHGVSEDLDRCPDNGVRERSFLRPLLHSGKCKTEDYLVSKDQSGKMKSTPSDKVTNLKKRIDHASKIVGPKDENGVQVSLTVENSTKIEDDGPPLFAKKDVGNIVVKQGGGTALDHSDDGGFSRTIVKSSVGSLASTKLESKDDKIHDDVNCGNSIDSSHTDAKFKIDKQLDVSGGALNFQASAHSDATEMQKRNDRMPESNKVNSGSVSCGLQVGSHKAEKSFEGASNYHLEKADEQRSNPCVFKQEWDCPEGSTTVHINSLKPQNVSEFGDEKPSKSSGMALHQHVLPSQHKTTLCVGKSSPASSNVIISKPSMSNDLTPEDSENLEGTAAKHEAVSGSCGGSRKEYSSNGGDRVEERDKLPRRRIKEHPKECLNAAANSLYSVRDLQDPISKRNTLHVKDSVVLSTVKTPLAHNAPDSPGYSESIESHLNHKGLTSQNKVSNSCLPQRGDKPNHPPSKVNQRHATAMCPPATTNPPAVLSDEELAFLLHQELNSSPRVPRVPRLRQTGSSPQLGSSNATSLLIKRSSSRGRDYASVKYASRMKNRDALRDTFRSSREPDDDVKRTDEILSSPDQRRQETSNPAEASKKEESGSPTRLNAHKRGLLSTYATNTASNSAEASKREENGSPSRLNSLKKGLSAYATNTASSGPSSSMEANDHNNSSIHHSPRNTSDDDTGTVGEGPVHPTLPGLINEIMSQGRRMTYEELCNAVLPHWHNLRKHNGERYAYSSHSQAVLDCLRNRHEWARLVDRGPKTNSSRKRRKFDVEESEDSEYGKGRPVKVVENKGLESHKEEFPKRKRNTRKRRLALQGKGIKDIRKRRKTEMFTDDDVGLLSDSSAGSMFSEDERQDVDECSERREGSGSSSDE; this is encoded by the exons ATGAAGGGGCACTCTAACCGCCTCCAGAATATGGACCCTCCTGATGATTGGGTTAATGGTTCGTGGACTGTGGATTGCATCTGTGGCGTCAATTTTGATGATGGGGAAGAAATGGTTAATTGCGATGAATGTGGCGTTTGGGTGCACACAAGGTGTTCGCGTTACGTGAAGGGagatgatatttttgtttgcgACAAATGTAAGAGGAAGAACGAGAGGAATGACTGTGAGGAGACCGAGGTTGCGCAGTTATTGGTTGAACTTCCTACCAAAACCATGAGCATGGAGAGTACATATGTCTGTAATGGCCCATCCCAACGTCCGTTTAGGCTTTGGACAGACATACCGATTGAGGAAAGAGTTCATGTTCATGGCGTTCCAGGTGGTGACCCTGCTTTATTCAGCGGGTTGTCATCGTTATTTACTCCACAGCTGTGGAACTGCACTGGGTATGTtccaaagaaatttaattttcagtACCGGGAGTTCCCCTGTTGGGATGAGGACCAGAGCGATAATACAGATAATGGGAAAAATGAGAATCCTGCTGACAAAGGTGCTggtgttcttttttctttgtctaAGGACAATGTATTGGCTACCCCTGTGGCAGCTTTGATTGGTGTGAGAAGCAAATCTGGGGATGTTTTATGTGACAGGAATGGGCTTTTGAGTGGAAAACATGGTGTAAGTGAAGATTTGGATAGGTGTCCTGACAATGGTGTGAGGGAGAGAAGCTTTCTTCGACCTCTGCTACATTCTGGTAAGTGCAAAACGGAAGACTACTTGGTATCAAAAGATCAATCTGGGAAGATGAAGTCTACGCCCTCTGATAAGGTGACAAACTTGAAAAAGAGAATTGATCATGCTTCTAAGATCG TTGGACCGAAGGACGAAAATGGAGTGCAAGTTTCTCTGACGGTTGAGAATTCCACCAAAATTGAGGATGATGGACCGCCCCTCTTTGCAAAGAAAGATGTTGGAAACATTGTCGTGAAACAG GGAGGTGGTACAGCTCTTGACCATTCGGATGATGGAGGATTTTCTAGGACCATTGTCAAGTCTTCTGTTGGAAGCTTAGCTAGCACTAAACTTGAAAGCAAGGATGATAAGATTCATGATGATGTTAATTGCGGCAATTCAATTGATTCATCCCATACAGATGCCAAATTCAAAATAGATAAGCAACTTGATGTATCTGGAGGAGCCTTAAACTTCCAGGCTTCGGCACATTCGGATGCTACAGAGATGCAGAAACGTAATGATCGTATGCCTGAAAGTAATAAGGTGAATTCTGGTAGTGTATCGTGCGGTTTGCAAGTGGGTAGCCATAAGGCAGAAAAAAGTTTTGAAGGTGCTAGCAATTATCATCTTGAAAAGGCTGATGAACAACGTAGTAATCCATGTGTATTTAAACAGGAGTGGGATTGTCCAGAAGGCAGCACAACAGTACATATTAATTCTTTGAAACCTCAAAATGTCTCTGAATTTGGTGATGAAAAGCCATCAAAATCTAGTGGAATGGCTTTACACCAACATGTATTACCTAGTCAACACAAAACGACACTATGTGTTGGAAAATCTTCCCCTGCATCGTCAAATGTTATAATTTCTAAACCATCCATGTCCAATGATTTAACACCTGAAGATTCTGAAAACCTAGAAGGTACTGCTGCCAAACATGAGGCAGTGTCCGGAAGTTGTGGTGGTAGTAGGAAAGAATATTCTTCAAATGGCGGTGACAGAGTTGAAGAAAGGGATAAACTGCCTAGGAGAAGAATTAAAGAGCATccaaaagagtgcttaaatgCCGCTGCCAATTCATTATACTCGGTTAGGGACTTGCAAGATCCTATTTCAAAAAGAAACACATTGCACGTAAAAGATTCTGTTGTGCTCTCAACGGTTAAGACACCTTTGGCACATAATGCACCAGATAGTCCAGGCTACAGTGAGTCCATTGAGTCGCATCTCAATCATAAGGGTTTAACTTCACAGAACAAGGTTTCAAACTCATGTTTACCACAAAGAGGTGACAAGCCTAACCATCCTCCATCTAAGGTCAATCAGCGTCATGCAACAGCGATGTGTCCTCCAGCAACTACAAATCCACCTGCTGTGCTGAGTGATGaagag CTTGCCTTTCTTTTGCATCAGGAGCTCAATAGCTCACCTAGAGTACCTCGTGTGCCACGATTGCGTCAGACAGGCAGCTCACCACAGTTGGGTTCTTCAAATGCAACAAGCTTGCTAATAAAACGCAGTTCTTCTAGGGGAAGAGACTATGCATCGgtaaaatat GCTTCTAGAATGAAAAACAGAGATGCCTTGAGAGACACATTTCGGAGTTCCCGTGAGCCTGATGACGATGTTAAAAGAACTGATGAAATTCTGTCTTCCCCTGATCAAAGAAGGCAAGAGACAAGTAATCCTGCAGAAGCATCTAAGAAGGAAGAGAGTGGATCTCCTACAAGATTGAATGCACATAAAAGAGGTCTTCTTTCAACTTATGCTACAAATACTGCAAGTAATTCCGCAGAAGCATCTAAGAGGGAAGAAAATGGATCTCCTTCAAGATTGAATTCTCTTAAAAAAGGTCTTTCAGCCTATGCTACAAATACTGCAAGTAGTGGCCCATCTTCATCAATGGAAGCAAATGATCATAATAATTCATCCATACATCATTCACCAAGGAACACATCTGATGATGACACAGGCACGGTTGGAGAAGGCCCTGTTCATCCAACTTTACCTG GCTTAATCAATGAAATTATGAGCCAAGGAAGGCGTATGACCTATGAAGAACTATGTAATGCTGTTTTGCCT CACTGGCATAACCTGAGGAAGCACAACGGAGAGCGCTATGCTTATTCAAGTCATTCACAAGCTGTTCTTGATTGTTTGAGGAACCGACATGAGTGGGCTAGACTGGTTGACCGTGGTCCAAAG ACAAATTCAAGTAGGAAAAGGCGGAAATTCGATGTTGAAGAATCTGAGGATAGCGAATACGGTAAAGGTAGACCTGTAAaggttgtagaaaataaaggCCTCGAGTCTCATAAAGAAGAGTTTCCAAAACGCAAGAGGAACACTCGAAAACGAAGATTAGCTCTTCAAGGGAAAGGTATAAAGGATATTAGGAAAAGACGCAAGACAGAGATGTTTACTGATGACGATGTCGGGCTGCTTTCTGATTCAAGTGCTGGAAGCATGTTCAGTGAGGACGAGCGGCAGGATGTTGATGAATGTTcagaaagaagagaaggttCAGGTTCAAGTTCAGATGAGTAG
- the LOC111787932 gene encoding uncharacterized protein LOC111787932 isoform X2, with amino-acid sequence MKGHSNRLQNMDPPDDWVNGSWTVDCICGVNFDDGEEMVNCDECGVWVHTRCSRYVKGDDIFVCDKCKRKNERNDCEETEVAQLLVELPTKTMSMESTYVCNGPSQRPFRLWTDIPIEERVHVHGVPGGDPALFSGLSSLFTPQLWNCTGYVPKKFNFQYREFPCWDEDQSDNTDNGKNENPADKGAGVLFSLSKDNVLATPVAALIGVRSKSGDVLCDRNGLLSGKHGVSEDLDRCPDNGVRERSFLRPLLHSGKCKTEDYLVSKDQSGKMKSTPSDKVTNLKKRIDHASKIDRDQKHARGNSENPRNKSSREMVDRELSNAYHVANKNNDNHRDCCELSPGVVSSEISKNNSAIAVGPKDENGVQVSLTVENSTKIEDDGPPLFAKKDVGNIVVKQGGGTALDHSDDGGFSRTIVKSSVGSLASTKLESKDDKIHDDVNCGNSIDSSHTDAKFKIDKQLDVSGGALNFQASAHSDATEMQKRNDRMPESNKVNSGSVSCGLQVGSHKAEKSFEGASNYHLEKADEQRSNPCVFKQEWDCPEGSTTVHINSLKPQNVSEFGDEKPSKSSGMALHQHVLPSQHKTTLCVGKSSPASSNVIISKPSMSNDLTPEDSENLEGTAAKHEAVSGSCGGSRKEYSSNGGDRVEERDKLPRRRIKEHPKECLNAAANSLYSVRDLQDPISKRNTLHVKDSVVLSTVKTPLAHNAPDSPGYSESIESHLNHKGLTSQNKVSNSCLPQRGDKPNHPPSKVNQRHATAMCPPATTNPPAVLSDEELAFLLHQELNSSPRVPRVPRLRQTGSSPQLGSSNATSLLIKRSSSRGRDYASASRMKNRDALRDTFRSSREPDDDVKRTDEILSSPDQRRQETSNPAEASKKEESGSPTRLNAHKRGLLSTYATNTASNSAEASKREENGSPSRLNSLKKGLSAYATNTASSGPSSSMEANDHNNSSIHHSPRNTSDDDTGTVGEGPVHPTLPGLINEIMSQGRRMTYEELCNAVLPHWHNLRKHNGERYAYSSHSQAVLDCLRNRHEWARLVDRGPKTNSSRKRRKFDVEESEDSEYGKGRPVKVVENKGLESHKEEFPKRKRNTRKRRLALQGKGIKDIRKRRKTEMFTDDDVGLLSDSSAGSMFSEDERQDVDECSERREGSGSSSDE; translated from the exons ATGAAGGGGCACTCTAACCGCCTCCAGAATATGGACCCTCCTGATGATTGGGTTAATGGTTCGTGGACTGTGGATTGCATCTGTGGCGTCAATTTTGATGATGGGGAAGAAATGGTTAATTGCGATGAATGTGGCGTTTGGGTGCACACAAGGTGTTCGCGTTACGTGAAGGGagatgatatttttgtttgcgACAAATGTAAGAGGAAGAACGAGAGGAATGACTGTGAGGAGACCGAGGTTGCGCAGTTATTGGTTGAACTTCCTACCAAAACCATGAGCATGGAGAGTACATATGTCTGTAATGGCCCATCCCAACGTCCGTTTAGGCTTTGGACAGACATACCGATTGAGGAAAGAGTTCATGTTCATGGCGTTCCAGGTGGTGACCCTGCTTTATTCAGCGGGTTGTCATCGTTATTTACTCCACAGCTGTGGAACTGCACTGGGTATGTtccaaagaaatttaattttcagtACCGGGAGTTCCCCTGTTGGGATGAGGACCAGAGCGATAATACAGATAATGGGAAAAATGAGAATCCTGCTGACAAAGGTGCTggtgttcttttttctttgtctaAGGACAATGTATTGGCTACCCCTGTGGCAGCTTTGATTGGTGTGAGAAGCAAATCTGGGGATGTTTTATGTGACAGGAATGGGCTTTTGAGTGGAAAACATGGTGTAAGTGAAGATTTGGATAGGTGTCCTGACAATGGTGTGAGGGAGAGAAGCTTTCTTCGACCTCTGCTACATTCTGGTAAGTGCAAAACGGAAGACTACTTGGTATCAAAAGATCAATCTGGGAAGATGAAGTCTACGCCCTCTGATAAGGTGACAAACTTGAAAAAGAGAATTGATCATGCTTCTAAGATCG ACAGAGATCAGAAGCATGCGAGGGGCAATAGTGAAAATCCTAGGAACAAGAGTTCAAGGGAAATGGTGGATCGAGAATTATCAAATGCATATCATGtagcaaataaaaataatgataaccATAGAGACTGTTGTGAGCTCTCTCCTGGTGTCGTATCTTCTGAGATATCTAAAAACAACAGCGCCATTGCAGTTGGACCGAAGGACGAAAATGGAGTGCAAGTTTCTCTGACGGTTGAGAATTCCACCAAAATTGAGGATGATGGACCGCCCCTCTTTGCAAAGAAAGATGTTGGAAACATTGTCGTGAAACAG GGAGGTGGTACAGCTCTTGACCATTCGGATGATGGAGGATTTTCTAGGACCATTGTCAAGTCTTCTGTTGGAAGCTTAGCTAGCACTAAACTTGAAAGCAAGGATGATAAGATTCATGATGATGTTAATTGCGGCAATTCAATTGATTCATCCCATACAGATGCCAAATTCAAAATAGATAAGCAACTTGATGTATCTGGAGGAGCCTTAAACTTCCAGGCTTCGGCACATTCGGATGCTACAGAGATGCAGAAACGTAATGATCGTATGCCTGAAAGTAATAAGGTGAATTCTGGTAGTGTATCGTGCGGTTTGCAAGTGGGTAGCCATAAGGCAGAAAAAAGTTTTGAAGGTGCTAGCAATTATCATCTTGAAAAGGCTGATGAACAACGTAGTAATCCATGTGTATTTAAACAGGAGTGGGATTGTCCAGAAGGCAGCACAACAGTACATATTAATTCTTTGAAACCTCAAAATGTCTCTGAATTTGGTGATGAAAAGCCATCAAAATCTAGTGGAATGGCTTTACACCAACATGTATTACCTAGTCAACACAAAACGACACTATGTGTTGGAAAATCTTCCCCTGCATCGTCAAATGTTATAATTTCTAAACCATCCATGTCCAATGATTTAACACCTGAAGATTCTGAAAACCTAGAAGGTACTGCTGCCAAACATGAGGCAGTGTCCGGAAGTTGTGGTGGTAGTAGGAAAGAATATTCTTCAAATGGCGGTGACAGAGTTGAAGAAAGGGATAAACTGCCTAGGAGAAGAATTAAAGAGCATccaaaagagtgcttaaatgCCGCTGCCAATTCATTATACTCGGTTAGGGACTTGCAAGATCCTATTTCAAAAAGAAACACATTGCACGTAAAAGATTCTGTTGTGCTCTCAACGGTTAAGACACCTTTGGCACATAATGCACCAGATAGTCCAGGCTACAGTGAGTCCATTGAGTCGCATCTCAATCATAAGGGTTTAACTTCACAGAACAAGGTTTCAAACTCATGTTTACCACAAAGAGGTGACAAGCCTAACCATCCTCCATCTAAGGTCAATCAGCGTCATGCAACAGCGATGTGTCCTCCAGCAACTACAAATCCACCTGCTGTGCTGAGTGATGaagag CTTGCCTTTCTTTTGCATCAGGAGCTCAATAGCTCACCTAGAGTACCTCGTGTGCCACGATTGCGTCAGACAGGCAGCTCACCACAGTTGGGTTCTTCAAATGCAACAAGCTTGCTAATAAAACGCAGTTCTTCTAGGGGAAGAGACTATGCATCG GCTTCTAGAATGAAAAACAGAGATGCCTTGAGAGACACATTTCGGAGTTCCCGTGAGCCTGATGACGATGTTAAAAGAACTGATGAAATTCTGTCTTCCCCTGATCAAAGAAGGCAAGAGACAAGTAATCCTGCAGAAGCATCTAAGAAGGAAGAGAGTGGATCTCCTACAAGATTGAATGCACATAAAAGAGGTCTTCTTTCAACTTATGCTACAAATACTGCAAGTAATTCCGCAGAAGCATCTAAGAGGGAAGAAAATGGATCTCCTTCAAGATTGAATTCTCTTAAAAAAGGTCTTTCAGCCTATGCTACAAATACTGCAAGTAGTGGCCCATCTTCATCAATGGAAGCAAATGATCATAATAATTCATCCATACATCATTCACCAAGGAACACATCTGATGATGACACAGGCACGGTTGGAGAAGGCCCTGTTCATCCAACTTTACCTG GCTTAATCAATGAAATTATGAGCCAAGGAAGGCGTATGACCTATGAAGAACTATGTAATGCTGTTTTGCCT CACTGGCATAACCTGAGGAAGCACAACGGAGAGCGCTATGCTTATTCAAGTCATTCACAAGCTGTTCTTGATTGTTTGAGGAACCGACATGAGTGGGCTAGACTGGTTGACCGTGGTCCAAAG ACAAATTCAAGTAGGAAAAGGCGGAAATTCGATGTTGAAGAATCTGAGGATAGCGAATACGGTAAAGGTAGACCTGTAAaggttgtagaaaataaaggCCTCGAGTCTCATAAAGAAGAGTTTCCAAAACGCAAGAGGAACACTCGAAAACGAAGATTAGCTCTTCAAGGGAAAGGTATAAAGGATATTAGGAAAAGACGCAAGACAGAGATGTTTACTGATGACGATGTCGGGCTGCTTTCTGATTCAAGTGCTGGAAGCATGTTCAGTGAGGACGAGCGGCAGGATGTTGATGAATGTTcagaaagaagagaaggttCAGGTTCAAGTTCAGATGAGTAG
- the LOC111787932 gene encoding uncharacterized protein LOC111787932 isoform X1, with translation MKGHSNRLQNMDPPDDWVNGSWTVDCICGVNFDDGEEMVNCDECGVWVHTRCSRYVKGDDIFVCDKCKRKNERNDCEETEVAQLLVELPTKTMSMESTYVCNGPSQRPFRLWTDIPIEERVHVHGVPGGDPALFSGLSSLFTPQLWNCTGYVPKKFNFQYREFPCWDEDQSDNTDNGKNENPADKGAGVLFSLSKDNVLATPVAALIGVRSKSGDVLCDRNGLLSGKHGVSEDLDRCPDNGVRERSFLRPLLHSGKCKTEDYLVSKDQSGKMKSTPSDKVTNLKKRIDHASKIDRDQKHARGNSENPRNKSSREMVDRELSNAYHVANKNNDNHRDCCELSPGVVSSEISKNNSAIAVGPKDENGVQVSLTVENSTKIEDDGPPLFAKKDVGNIVVKQGGGTALDHSDDGGFSRTIVKSSVGSLASTKLESKDDKIHDDVNCGNSIDSSHTDAKFKIDKQLDVSGGALNFQASAHSDATEMQKRNDRMPESNKVNSGSVSCGLQVGSHKAEKSFEGASNYHLEKADEQRSNPCVFKQEWDCPEGSTTVHINSLKPQNVSEFGDEKPSKSSGMALHQHVLPSQHKTTLCVGKSSPASSNVIISKPSMSNDLTPEDSENLEGTAAKHEAVSGSCGGSRKEYSSNGGDRVEERDKLPRRRIKEHPKECLNAAANSLYSVRDLQDPISKRNTLHVKDSVVLSTVKTPLAHNAPDSPGYSESIESHLNHKGLTSQNKVSNSCLPQRGDKPNHPPSKVNQRHATAMCPPATTNPPAVLSDEELAFLLHQELNSSPRVPRVPRLRQTGSSPQLGSSNATSLLIKRSSSRGRDYASVKYASRMKNRDALRDTFRSSREPDDDVKRTDEILSSPDQRRQETSNPAEASKKEESGSPTRLNAHKRGLLSTYATNTASNSAEASKREENGSPSRLNSLKKGLSAYATNTASSGPSSSMEANDHNNSSIHHSPRNTSDDDTGTVGEGPVHPTLPGLINEIMSQGRRMTYEELCNAVLPHWHNLRKHNGERYAYSSHSQAVLDCLRNRHEWARLVDRGPKTNSSRKRRKFDVEESEDSEYGKGRPVKVVENKGLESHKEEFPKRKRNTRKRRLALQGKGIKDIRKRRKTEMFTDDDVGLLSDSSAGSMFSEDERQDVDECSERREGSGSSSDE, from the exons ATGAAGGGGCACTCTAACCGCCTCCAGAATATGGACCCTCCTGATGATTGGGTTAATGGTTCGTGGACTGTGGATTGCATCTGTGGCGTCAATTTTGATGATGGGGAAGAAATGGTTAATTGCGATGAATGTGGCGTTTGGGTGCACACAAGGTGTTCGCGTTACGTGAAGGGagatgatatttttgtttgcgACAAATGTAAGAGGAAGAACGAGAGGAATGACTGTGAGGAGACCGAGGTTGCGCAGTTATTGGTTGAACTTCCTACCAAAACCATGAGCATGGAGAGTACATATGTCTGTAATGGCCCATCCCAACGTCCGTTTAGGCTTTGGACAGACATACCGATTGAGGAAAGAGTTCATGTTCATGGCGTTCCAGGTGGTGACCCTGCTTTATTCAGCGGGTTGTCATCGTTATTTACTCCACAGCTGTGGAACTGCACTGGGTATGTtccaaagaaatttaattttcagtACCGGGAGTTCCCCTGTTGGGATGAGGACCAGAGCGATAATACAGATAATGGGAAAAATGAGAATCCTGCTGACAAAGGTGCTggtgttcttttttctttgtctaAGGACAATGTATTGGCTACCCCTGTGGCAGCTTTGATTGGTGTGAGAAGCAAATCTGGGGATGTTTTATGTGACAGGAATGGGCTTTTGAGTGGAAAACATGGTGTAAGTGAAGATTTGGATAGGTGTCCTGACAATGGTGTGAGGGAGAGAAGCTTTCTTCGACCTCTGCTACATTCTGGTAAGTGCAAAACGGAAGACTACTTGGTATCAAAAGATCAATCTGGGAAGATGAAGTCTACGCCCTCTGATAAGGTGACAAACTTGAAAAAGAGAATTGATCATGCTTCTAAGATCG ACAGAGATCAGAAGCATGCGAGGGGCAATAGTGAAAATCCTAGGAACAAGAGTTCAAGGGAAATGGTGGATCGAGAATTATCAAATGCATATCATGtagcaaataaaaataatgataaccATAGAGACTGTTGTGAGCTCTCTCCTGGTGTCGTATCTTCTGAGATATCTAAAAACAACAGCGCCATTGCAGTTGGACCGAAGGACGAAAATGGAGTGCAAGTTTCTCTGACGGTTGAGAATTCCACCAAAATTGAGGATGATGGACCGCCCCTCTTTGCAAAGAAAGATGTTGGAAACATTGTCGTGAAACAG GGAGGTGGTACAGCTCTTGACCATTCGGATGATGGAGGATTTTCTAGGACCATTGTCAAGTCTTCTGTTGGAAGCTTAGCTAGCACTAAACTTGAAAGCAAGGATGATAAGATTCATGATGATGTTAATTGCGGCAATTCAATTGATTCATCCCATACAGATGCCAAATTCAAAATAGATAAGCAACTTGATGTATCTGGAGGAGCCTTAAACTTCCAGGCTTCGGCACATTCGGATGCTACAGAGATGCAGAAACGTAATGATCGTATGCCTGAAAGTAATAAGGTGAATTCTGGTAGTGTATCGTGCGGTTTGCAAGTGGGTAGCCATAAGGCAGAAAAAAGTTTTGAAGGTGCTAGCAATTATCATCTTGAAAAGGCTGATGAACAACGTAGTAATCCATGTGTATTTAAACAGGAGTGGGATTGTCCAGAAGGCAGCACAACAGTACATATTAATTCTTTGAAACCTCAAAATGTCTCTGAATTTGGTGATGAAAAGCCATCAAAATCTAGTGGAATGGCTTTACACCAACATGTATTACCTAGTCAACACAAAACGACACTATGTGTTGGAAAATCTTCCCCTGCATCGTCAAATGTTATAATTTCTAAACCATCCATGTCCAATGATTTAACACCTGAAGATTCTGAAAACCTAGAAGGTACTGCTGCCAAACATGAGGCAGTGTCCGGAAGTTGTGGTGGTAGTAGGAAAGAATATTCTTCAAATGGCGGTGACAGAGTTGAAGAAAGGGATAAACTGCCTAGGAGAAGAATTAAAGAGCATccaaaagagtgcttaaatgCCGCTGCCAATTCATTATACTCGGTTAGGGACTTGCAAGATCCTATTTCAAAAAGAAACACATTGCACGTAAAAGATTCTGTTGTGCTCTCAACGGTTAAGACACCTTTGGCACATAATGCACCAGATAGTCCAGGCTACAGTGAGTCCATTGAGTCGCATCTCAATCATAAGGGTTTAACTTCACAGAACAAGGTTTCAAACTCATGTTTACCACAAAGAGGTGACAAGCCTAACCATCCTCCATCTAAGGTCAATCAGCGTCATGCAACAGCGATGTGTCCTCCAGCAACTACAAATCCACCTGCTGTGCTGAGTGATGaagag CTTGCCTTTCTTTTGCATCAGGAGCTCAATAGCTCACCTAGAGTACCTCGTGTGCCACGATTGCGTCAGACAGGCAGCTCACCACAGTTGGGTTCTTCAAATGCAACAAGCTTGCTAATAAAACGCAGTTCTTCTAGGGGAAGAGACTATGCATCGgtaaaatat GCTTCTAGAATGAAAAACAGAGATGCCTTGAGAGACACATTTCGGAGTTCCCGTGAGCCTGATGACGATGTTAAAAGAACTGATGAAATTCTGTCTTCCCCTGATCAAAGAAGGCAAGAGACAAGTAATCCTGCAGAAGCATCTAAGAAGGAAGAGAGTGGATCTCCTACAAGATTGAATGCACATAAAAGAGGTCTTCTTTCAACTTATGCTACAAATACTGCAAGTAATTCCGCAGAAGCATCTAAGAGGGAAGAAAATGGATCTCCTTCAAGATTGAATTCTCTTAAAAAAGGTCTTTCAGCCTATGCTACAAATACTGCAAGTAGTGGCCCATCTTCATCAATGGAAGCAAATGATCATAATAATTCATCCATACATCATTCACCAAGGAACACATCTGATGATGACACAGGCACGGTTGGAGAAGGCCCTGTTCATCCAACTTTACCTG GCTTAATCAATGAAATTATGAGCCAAGGAAGGCGTATGACCTATGAAGAACTATGTAATGCTGTTTTGCCT CACTGGCATAACCTGAGGAAGCACAACGGAGAGCGCTATGCTTATTCAAGTCATTCACAAGCTGTTCTTGATTGTTTGAGGAACCGACATGAGTGGGCTAGACTGGTTGACCGTGGTCCAAAG ACAAATTCAAGTAGGAAAAGGCGGAAATTCGATGTTGAAGAATCTGAGGATAGCGAATACGGTAAAGGTAGACCTGTAAaggttgtagaaaataaaggCCTCGAGTCTCATAAAGAAGAGTTTCCAAAACGCAAGAGGAACACTCGAAAACGAAGATTAGCTCTTCAAGGGAAAGGTATAAAGGATATTAGGAAAAGACGCAAGACAGAGATGTTTACTGATGACGATGTCGGGCTGCTTTCTGATTCAAGTGCTGGAAGCATGTTCAGTGAGGACGAGCGGCAGGATGTTGATGAATGTTcagaaagaagagaaggttCAGGTTCAAGTTCAGATGAGTAG
- the LOC111787966 gene encoding peroxiredoxin Q, chloroplastic-like, which yields MASLTNPVAHFLVPSLSPKTPSSIKLPFLPKSSNSQFLGPQICVRISPTSVPSSSSFKFAISSKVNKGQAPPAFTLKDQDGRNVSLSKFKGKPVVVYFYPADETPGCTKQACAFRDSYEKFKKAGAEVVGISGDDSSSHKAFAKKYRLPFTLLSDEGNKVRKEWGVPADLFGTLPGRQTYVLDKNGIVQLIYNNQFQPEKHIGETLKLLQSL from the exons ATGGCTTCTCTCACTAACCCAGTAGCACATTTTCTTGTCCCCTCTCTATCTCCCAAAACCCCATCTTCCATTAAACTCCCATTTCTCCCCAAATCCTCCAATTCCCAGTTTCTGGGACCCCAAATTTGTGTTCGCATTTCCCCTACCTCtgttccttcttcttcctccttcaaATTCGCCATCTCTTCTAAG GTGAATAAGGGCCAAGCCCCTCCTGCGTTCACCCTGAAAGACCAGGACGGGCGGAATGTGAGCCTCTCTAAATTCAAAGGGAAGCCTGTGGTTGTCTACTTCTACCCTGCCGATGAGACTCCTGGCTGCACCAAGCAG GCTTGTGCTTTCAGAGATTCTTATGAGAAGTTCAAGAAAGCAGGAGCTGAGGTTGTCGGCATTAGCGGCGATGATTCATCTTCACACAAG GCTTTTGCAAAGAAATACAGACTTCCATTTACATTGCTGAGTGATGAGGGTAACAAAGTGAGGAAAGAGTGGGGAGTTCCTGCAGATCTTTTTGGAACATTGCCGGGAAGACAGACTTATGTTCTTGATAAGAATGGGATTGTGCAGCTCATTTATAATAACCAATTCCAACCCGAAAAGCATATTGGCGAGACCCTCAAATTACTTCAAAGCCTTTAA